A window from Chryseobacterium vaccae encodes these proteins:
- a CDS encoding leucine-rich repeat domain-containing protein: METDEEIKKIEEILDITSQEGDKKPAPIRRLELKDVTIDDFSKFLPYLSRLTTLYLTNCIIPSFSDLLKLEHCHYFYLDHVTFRNYDSTVIRDFPGEIRFSNMSFDASCLRGLHTSVDKVVKELTIINCHIDNIQELSNIEDLYSLSLHKITFTYKPKKIKQGSIRSIHISDSRFDDVSFIPFDQSVSDISFNNCRIGSIAGLLGFKKLEEIGIDTDTTVEDTEEHENPFNKKISCHFATGEKPFSLKNVVSLKNYINQLHFTGFKEKTIDNLGKFEKVDRLLFDESRFYADAFLPIARQIRRVEMSNSVIKKHTYFKHFPNLTSFEFRCHEDNHIQSRNFSRLLPLKDQLKELDFYESLESPAAYPVGQFIALETLKMGAEVSVETAESVLTLKKLKKLELNVEKTKQTFDIGSLKKLEFLIFNSRVGFTGFEHLKRLKSLEIVNESKFDITTFPKMKSLKRLNFYGHNGKIKGLNLFPNLEFLQIHAAGRLELKTMKKLKVLDLQSSKMKDFSSFEILPALEKLDLSNLQDKMNLRGVSKFPNLKWLTLLESYEIDDISGLEPLKKLERLDLYRTKVTDVRVLNTLPNLKEVNITVENYGELNLESQLDRPEIAIYSGLPLRNLWIWEKDEFGI, from the coding sequence TTGGAAACAGACGAAGAAATAAAAAAAATAGAAGAGATTTTGGACATCACCTCTCAGGAGGGTGACAAGAAGCCTGCCCCTATCAGAAGATTAGAGCTCAAAGATGTAACAATTGATGATTTTTCCAAATTTTTGCCCTATCTCAGTAGGCTGACCACTTTATATCTCACCAACTGTATTATTCCCAGTTTTTCTGATTTATTGAAATTGGAGCATTGTCATTATTTCTATCTGGATCATGTGACGTTCAGAAATTATGACAGCACAGTAATAAGGGATTTCCCGGGTGAGATCCGTTTTTCCAATATGAGTTTTGATGCCAGCTGTCTTAGAGGTCTCCATACATCGGTGGACAAAGTGGTTAAGGAGCTTACAATCATAAATTGTCATATTGATAATATTCAGGAGCTGAGCAATATCGAAGACCTGTACTCACTAAGTCTCCATAAGATAACCTTTACTTACAAACCAAAAAAAATAAAGCAGGGATCTATCAGAAGTATCCATATTTCCGACTCACGGTTTGACGATGTTTCCTTTATACCCTTTGATCAATCGGTATCTGATATTAGTTTCAATAATTGCAGGATAGGGAGCATTGCCGGACTTTTGGGGTTTAAGAAGCTTGAGGAAATCGGTATAGATACCGATACCACCGTTGAAGACACAGAAGAGCATGAAAATCCTTTTAATAAAAAAATAAGCTGCCATTTCGCGACAGGGGAAAAACCATTCAGTTTAAAAAACGTAGTATCCCTTAAAAACTATATTAATCAATTACATTTTACCGGTTTTAAAGAAAAAACAATTGATAATCTTGGGAAATTTGAAAAGGTAGACCGTCTGCTATTTGATGAGTCCAGGTTTTATGCAGATGCTTTTTTACCCATTGCCAGGCAGATCAGGAGAGTTGAAATGAGCAACTCTGTCATCAAAAAACATACTTATTTCAAACATTTTCCCAATCTGACGAGCTTTGAATTCAGATGTCATGAAGACAATCATATACAATCCCGGAATTTTTCAAGACTGCTTCCGCTAAAGGATCAGCTGAAAGAGCTGGATTTTTATGAATCCCTTGAAAGTCCGGCAGCCTATCCGGTCGGACAATTTATAGCCCTGGAAACTTTAAAAATGGGTGCTGAAGTTTCAGTAGAAACCGCAGAGTCTGTCCTGACCTTAAAAAAGCTGAAAAAATTAGAGCTCAATGTTGAAAAAACGAAGCAGACTTTCGATATAGGAAGCTTAAAAAAGCTGGAGTTTTTAATTTTTAATTCAAGAGTTGGTTTCACCGGATTTGAACATTTGAAACGCTTAAAATCTTTGGAAATAGTGAATGAAAGTAAATTTGATATTACCACATTTCCCAAAATGAAATCTTTAAAAAGGTTGAATTTTTATGGGCATAATGGTAAAATTAAAGGGTTGAACCTGTTTCCTAATTTAGAATTCCTTCAGATTCATGCAGCGGGGAGACTGGAGCTGAAAACCATGAAAAAGCTGAAAGTTCTGGACCTGCAAAGTAGTAAGATGAAAGATTTTTCTTCGTTTGAAATCTTACCCGCCCTTGAAAAATTAGATTTATCAAATCTTCAGGATAAAATGAATTTAAGAGGGGTATCGAAATTTCCCAATCTAAAATGGCTCACCCTCTTAGAAAGTTATGAGATAGATGATATTTCAGGCCTAGAACCGCTAAAAAAGCTCGAGCGTCTTGATTTATACAGAACAAAAGTGACAGATGTGCGGGTACTGAACACTCTGCCCAATTTAAAGGAAGTTAATATAACAGTGGAGAATTATGGAGAATTAAATTTAGAATCGCAGCTGGACCGTCCGGAAATAGCCATTTACAGTGGATTACCATTGCGTAATTTATGGATTTGGGAAAAGGATGAATTCGGGATTTAA